In the genome of Lynx canadensis isolate LIC74 chromosome F1, mLynCan4.pri.v2, whole genome shotgun sequence, one region contains:
- the CHI3L1 gene encoding chitinase-3-like protein 1 isoform X2 codes for MVLRAARTGLWAGQGCSACFAVLVLLQSCSAYKLVCYYTSWSQYREGDGSCFPDAIDPFLCTHVIYSFANISNDQIDTWEWNDVTLYDTLNTLKDRNPNLKTLLSVGGWSFGSQRFSKIASTTQSRRTFIKSVPPFLRTHGFDGLDLAWLHPGRRDKPYFTTLVKEMKAEFAREAQRGAGQLLLSAAVSAGKVAIDNGYDIAQISPHLDFISVMSYDFHGAWRQTTGHHSPLFRGLEEKSADRFNNVDYAMGYMLRLGAPANKLVMGIPAFGRSFTLTSSKTGVGAPISGPGLPGQFTKEEGILAYYEICDFLKGAAVHRLSAQKVPYATKGNQWVGYDDQESVKNKVQYLRSRQLAGAMVWAVDLDDFRGSFCGRGLPFPLTTAIKDALAAA; via the exons GTTCTGCGTACAAACTGGTCTGCTACTACACCAGCTGGTCCCAGTACCGGGAGGGTGATGGGAGCTGCTTCCCAGATGCCATCGACCCCTTCCTCTGCACCCACGTCATCTACAGCTTTGCCAACATCAGCAACGATCAGATCGACACCTGGGAGTGGAATGATGTCACTCTCTACGACACGCTGAACACGCTCAAGGACAG gAACCCCAACCTGAAGACCCTTCTGTCTGTGGGTGGATGGAGCTTTGGTTCTCAAAG ATTTTCCAAAATAGCCTCCACGACCCAGAGTCGTCGGACTTTCATCAAGTCGGTGCCGCCATTTCTGCGAACCCATGGCTTTGATGGGCTGGACCTGGCCTGGCTCCACCCTGGGCGGAGAGACAAGCCCTACTTCACCACCCTGGTCAAG GAAATGAAGGCTGAGTTTGCAAGGGAAGCCCAGAGGGGAGCAGGACAGCTCCTGCTCAGCGCAGCCGTGTCTGCAGGGAAGGTTGCCATCGACAACGGCTATGACATCGCCCAGATATCCCC ACACCTGGACTTCATCAGCGTTATGAGCTATGACTTTCACGGAGCCTGGCGTCAGACCACAGGACATCATAGCCCCCTGTTCCGAGGCCTGGAGGAGAAAAGTGCTGACAGATTCAACAATGTC GACTATGCCATGGGCTACATGTTGAGGCTGGGGGCCCCAGCCAATAAGCTGGTGATGGGCATCCCCGCCTTCGGGAGGAGTTTCACTCTGACCTCCTCCAAGACGGGTGTGGGAGCCCCAATCTCCGGGCCCGGATTACCAGGCCAGTTCACCAAGGAGGAAGGGATCCTGGCCTACTATGAG ATCTGTGACTTCCTCAAGGGAGCCGCGGTCCATAGACTCTCTGCCCAGAAGGTCCCCTATGCCACCAAGGGCAACCAGTGGGTGGGGTACGATGACCAGGAGAGCGTCAAAAACAAG GTTCAGTACCTGAGGAGCAGGCAGCTGGCTGGTGCCATGGTGTGGGCTGTGGATCTGGATGACTTCCGGGGGTCCTTCTGTGGCCGGGGtctgcccttccctctcaccACTGCCATCAAGGATGCGCTCGCTGCGGCTTAG
- the CHI3L1 gene encoding chitinase-3-like protein 1 isoform X4, with protein sequence MVLRAARTGFAVLVLLQSCSAYKLVCYYTSWSQYREGDGSCFPDAIDPFLCTHVIYSFANISNDQIDTWEWNDVTLYDTLNTLKDRNPNLKTLLSVGGWSFGSQRFSKIASTTQSRRTFIKSVPPFLRTHGFDGLDLAWLHPGRRDKPYFTTLVKEMKAEFAREAQRGAGQLLLSAAVSAGKVAIDNGYDIAQISPHLDFISVMSYDFHGAWRQTTGHHSPLFRGLEEKSADRFNNVDYAMGYMLRLGAPANKLVMGIPAFGRSFTLTSSKTGVGAPISGPGLPGQFTKEEGILAYYEICDFLKGAAVHRLSAQKVPYATKGNQWVGYDDQESVKNKVQYLRSRQLAGAMVWAVDLDDFRGSFCGRGLPFPLTTAIKDALAAA encoded by the exons GTTCTGCGTACAAACTGGTCTGCTACTACACCAGCTGGTCCCAGTACCGGGAGGGTGATGGGAGCTGCTTCCCAGATGCCATCGACCCCTTCCTCTGCACCCACGTCATCTACAGCTTTGCCAACATCAGCAACGATCAGATCGACACCTGGGAGTGGAATGATGTCACTCTCTACGACACGCTGAACACGCTCAAGGACAG gAACCCCAACCTGAAGACCCTTCTGTCTGTGGGTGGATGGAGCTTTGGTTCTCAAAG ATTTTCCAAAATAGCCTCCACGACCCAGAGTCGTCGGACTTTCATCAAGTCGGTGCCGCCATTTCTGCGAACCCATGGCTTTGATGGGCTGGACCTGGCCTGGCTCCACCCTGGGCGGAGAGACAAGCCCTACTTCACCACCCTGGTCAAG GAAATGAAGGCTGAGTTTGCAAGGGAAGCCCAGAGGGGAGCAGGACAGCTCCTGCTCAGCGCAGCCGTGTCTGCAGGGAAGGTTGCCATCGACAACGGCTATGACATCGCCCAGATATCCCC ACACCTGGACTTCATCAGCGTTATGAGCTATGACTTTCACGGAGCCTGGCGTCAGACCACAGGACATCATAGCCCCCTGTTCCGAGGCCTGGAGGAGAAAAGTGCTGACAGATTCAACAATGTC GACTATGCCATGGGCTACATGTTGAGGCTGGGGGCCCCAGCCAATAAGCTGGTGATGGGCATCCCCGCCTTCGGGAGGAGTTTCACTCTGACCTCCTCCAAGACGGGTGTGGGAGCCCCAATCTCCGGGCCCGGATTACCAGGCCAGTTCACCAAGGAGGAAGGGATCCTGGCCTACTATGAG ATCTGTGACTTCCTCAAGGGAGCCGCGGTCCATAGACTCTCTGCCCAGAAGGTCCCCTATGCCACCAAGGGCAACCAGTGGGTGGGGTACGATGACCAGGAGAGCGTCAAAAACAAG GTTCAGTACCTGAGGAGCAGGCAGCTGGCTGGTGCCATGGTGTGGGCTGTGGATCTGGATGACTTCCGGGGGTCCTTCTGTGGCCGGGGtctgcccttccctctcaccACTGCCATCAAGGATGCGCTCGCTGCGGCTTAG
- the CHI3L1 gene encoding chitinase-3-like protein 1 isoform X1 — MVLRAARTGFAVLVLLQSCSGPMKAWTHGLVSTTHGPGSAYKLVCYYTSWSQYREGDGSCFPDAIDPFLCTHVIYSFANISNDQIDTWEWNDVTLYDTLNTLKDRNPNLKTLLSVGGWSFGSQRFSKIASTTQSRRTFIKSVPPFLRTHGFDGLDLAWLHPGRRDKPYFTTLVKEMKAEFAREAQRGAGQLLLSAAVSAGKVAIDNGYDIAQISPHLDFISVMSYDFHGAWRQTTGHHSPLFRGLEEKSADRFNNVDYAMGYMLRLGAPANKLVMGIPAFGRSFTLTSSKTGVGAPISGPGLPGQFTKEEGILAYYEICDFLKGAAVHRLSAQKVPYATKGNQWVGYDDQESVKNKVQYLRSRQLAGAMVWAVDLDDFRGSFCGRGLPFPLTTAIKDALAAA; from the exons GCTCGGGTCCGATGAAGGCCTGGACTCACGGCCTGGTGAGCACCACCCATGGGCCCG GTTCTGCGTACAAACTGGTCTGCTACTACACCAGCTGGTCCCAGTACCGGGAGGGTGATGGGAGCTGCTTCCCAGATGCCATCGACCCCTTCCTCTGCACCCACGTCATCTACAGCTTTGCCAACATCAGCAACGATCAGATCGACACCTGGGAGTGGAATGATGTCACTCTCTACGACACGCTGAACACGCTCAAGGACAG gAACCCCAACCTGAAGACCCTTCTGTCTGTGGGTGGATGGAGCTTTGGTTCTCAAAG ATTTTCCAAAATAGCCTCCACGACCCAGAGTCGTCGGACTTTCATCAAGTCGGTGCCGCCATTTCTGCGAACCCATGGCTTTGATGGGCTGGACCTGGCCTGGCTCCACCCTGGGCGGAGAGACAAGCCCTACTTCACCACCCTGGTCAAG GAAATGAAGGCTGAGTTTGCAAGGGAAGCCCAGAGGGGAGCAGGACAGCTCCTGCTCAGCGCAGCCGTGTCTGCAGGGAAGGTTGCCATCGACAACGGCTATGACATCGCCCAGATATCCCC ACACCTGGACTTCATCAGCGTTATGAGCTATGACTTTCACGGAGCCTGGCGTCAGACCACAGGACATCATAGCCCCCTGTTCCGAGGCCTGGAGGAGAAAAGTGCTGACAGATTCAACAATGTC GACTATGCCATGGGCTACATGTTGAGGCTGGGGGCCCCAGCCAATAAGCTGGTGATGGGCATCCCCGCCTTCGGGAGGAGTTTCACTCTGACCTCCTCCAAGACGGGTGTGGGAGCCCCAATCTCCGGGCCCGGATTACCAGGCCAGTTCACCAAGGAGGAAGGGATCCTGGCCTACTATGAG ATCTGTGACTTCCTCAAGGGAGCCGCGGTCCATAGACTCTCTGCCCAGAAGGTCCCCTATGCCACCAAGGGCAACCAGTGGGTGGGGTACGATGACCAGGAGAGCGTCAAAAACAAG GTTCAGTACCTGAGGAGCAGGCAGCTGGCTGGTGCCATGGTGTGGGCTGTGGATCTGGATGACTTCCGGGGGTCCTTCTGTGGCCGGGGtctgcccttccctctcaccACTGCCATCAAGGATGCGCTCGCTGCGGCTTAG
- the CHI3L1 gene encoding chitinase-3-like protein 1 isoform X3 gives MVLRAARTGLWAGQGCSACFAVLVLLQSCSGPMKAWTHGLVSTTHGPGSAYKLVCYYTSWSQYREGDGSCFPDAIDPFLCTHVIYSFANISNDQIDTWEWNDVTLYDTLNTLKDRNPNLKTLLSVGGWSFGSQRFSKIASTTQSRRTFIKSVPPFLRTHGFDGLDLAWLHPGRRDKPYFTTLVKEMKAEFAREAQRGAGQLLLSAAVSAGKVAIDNGYDIAQISPHLDFISVMSYDFHGAWRQTTGHHSPLFRGLEEKSADRFNNVDYAMGYMLRLGAPANKLVMGIPAFGRSFTLTSSKTGVGAPISGPGLPGQFTKEEGILAYYEICDFLKGAAVHRLSAQKVPYATKGNQWVGYDDQESVKNKVQYLRSRQLAGAMVWAVDLDDFRGSFCGRGLPFPLTTAIKDALAAA, from the exons GCTCGGGTCCGATGAAGGCCTGGACTCACGGCCTGGTGAGCACCACCCATGGGCCCG GTTCTGCGTACAAACTGGTCTGCTACTACACCAGCTGGTCCCAGTACCGGGAGGGTGATGGGAGCTGCTTCCCAGATGCCATCGACCCCTTCCTCTGCACCCACGTCATCTACAGCTTTGCCAACATCAGCAACGATCAGATCGACACCTGGGAGTGGAATGATGTCACTCTCTACGACACGCTGAACACGCTCAAGGACAG gAACCCCAACCTGAAGACCCTTCTGTCTGTGGGTGGATGGAGCTTTGGTTCTCAAAG ATTTTCCAAAATAGCCTCCACGACCCAGAGTCGTCGGACTTTCATCAAGTCGGTGCCGCCATTTCTGCGAACCCATGGCTTTGATGGGCTGGACCTGGCCTGGCTCCACCCTGGGCGGAGAGACAAGCCCTACTTCACCACCCTGGTCAAG GAAATGAAGGCTGAGTTTGCAAGGGAAGCCCAGAGGGGAGCAGGACAGCTCCTGCTCAGCGCAGCCGTGTCTGCAGGGAAGGTTGCCATCGACAACGGCTATGACATCGCCCAGATATCCCC ACACCTGGACTTCATCAGCGTTATGAGCTATGACTTTCACGGAGCCTGGCGTCAGACCACAGGACATCATAGCCCCCTGTTCCGAGGCCTGGAGGAGAAAAGTGCTGACAGATTCAACAATGTC GACTATGCCATGGGCTACATGTTGAGGCTGGGGGCCCCAGCCAATAAGCTGGTGATGGGCATCCCCGCCTTCGGGAGGAGTTTCACTCTGACCTCCTCCAAGACGGGTGTGGGAGCCCCAATCTCCGGGCCCGGATTACCAGGCCAGTTCACCAAGGAGGAAGGGATCCTGGCCTACTATGAG ATCTGTGACTTCCTCAAGGGAGCCGCGGTCCATAGACTCTCTGCCCAGAAGGTCCCCTATGCCACCAAGGGCAACCAGTGGGTGGGGTACGATGACCAGGAGAGCGTCAAAAACAAG GTTCAGTACCTGAGGAGCAGGCAGCTGGCTGGTGCCATGGTGTGGGCTGTGGATCTGGATGACTTCCGGGGGTCCTTCTGTGGCCGGGGtctgcccttccctctcaccACTGCCATCAAGGATGCGCTCGCTGCGGCTTAG